A single region of the Lates calcarifer isolate ASB-BC8 linkage group LG3, TLL_Latcal_v3, whole genome shotgun sequence genome encodes:
- the matn1 gene encoding cartilage matrix protein isoform X1, whose amino-acid sequence MTPTPPLFLLLLGLMGAQATVDLRTAAAMAAGLCKTRPTDLVFIIDSSRSVRPSEFEQVKVFLAKVIEGLDVGPNATRVGVVNYASRVKNEVSLKTHRTKAGLIKAVTKIEPLSTGTMTGLAIQFSLNVAFSEGEGARVKSPDISKVAIIVTDGRPQDNVKDVAQRARDAGIEIFAIGVGRVDMSTLKQMASDPLDDHVDYVESYSVIEKLTKKFQEAFCVSDLCATGDHDCEQVCISTPGSYKCACKDGFTLMDDGRSCSACSNSATDVVFLIDGSKSVRPENFELVKKWINQIIDKLDVSENKAHVGLVQYSSSVRQEFPLGRYNNKKDLKDAVKKMAYMERGTMTGQALRYLLDNSFNPGQGARPGVTKVGIVFTDGRSQDYIGDAARKAKENGFKMYAVGVGNAVEDELKEIASEPTGEHYFYTADFKAMTQIAKKLQINICQEEDPCECDSLVKFQKKVEDALQALTKKLESMSKRIALLENKIV is encoded by the exons ATGACGCCTACCCCGCCgttgttcctgctgctgcttggcCTAATGGGAGCTCAAGCCACCGTTGACCTCCGCACGGCTGCTGCCATGG cGGCTGGTTTGTGCAAAACCCGTCCCACAGACCTCGTGTTCATCATTGACAGCAGTCGGAGTGTTCGTCCTTCAGAGTTTGAACAGGTCAAGGTCTTCCTGGCTAAGGTCATCGAGGGGCTGGATGTTGGACCCAACGCCACCCGCGTGGGAGTTGTCAACTACGCCAGCCGCGTCAAGAACGAG GTGTCTCTTAAGACTCACCGCACCAAAGCTGGACTGATTAAGGCTGTGACCAAGATCGAGCCCCTGTCCACTGGAACAATGACCGGTCTGGCCATCCAGTTCTCCCTGAATGTGGCCTTCAGTGAGGGCGAGGGCGCTCGTGTCAAATCTCCTGACATCAGCAAG GTCGCCATTATCGTGACAGACGGGCGCCCCCAGGACAACGTGAAAGATGTGGCTCAGCGTGCTCGTGACGCCGGCATCGAGATTTTTGCCATCGGCGTGGGACGTGTGGACATGAGCACTCTGAAGCAGATGGCCAGCGATCCTCTGGACGACCATGTGGACTACGTGGAGAGCTACAGCGTGATCGAGAAACTCACCAAGAAGTTCCAGGAGGCCTTCTGTG tgtcgGACCTGTGTGCCACTGGGGATCACGACTGCGAGCAGGTATGCATCAGCACCCCCGGATCATACAAGTGTGCCTGCAAAGATGGCTTTACCCTCATGGACGATGGTCGCAGCTGCAGCG CTTGCAGCAACTCTGCGACAGATGTGGTGTTCCTGATCGATGGCTCTAAGAGCGTTCGCCCCGAGAACTTTGAGCTGGTCAAGAAGTGGATCAACCAGATCATTGACAAGCTGGATGTCTCTGAAAACAAGGCCCATGTTGGACTGGTGCAGTACTCCAGCTcagtcagacag GAGTTTCCCTTGGGCCGCTACAACAACAAGAAAGACCTGAAGGATGCTGTGAAGAAGATGGCCTACATGGAGAGGGGAACCATGACAGGTCAGGCCCTCCGCTACCTGCTAGACAACAGCTTCAACCCAGGTCAGGGCGCCCGGCCTGGAGTCACCAAGGTGGGCATCGTCTTCACTGACGGACGTAGCCAAGACTACATCGGAGATGCTGCCAGGAAGGCCAAGGAAAATG GCTTTAAGATGTATGCTGTTGGAGTGGGCAATGCAGTGGAGGATGAGCTGAAAGAGATTGCCTCTGAGCCGACTGGAGAGCACTACTTCTACACCGCTGACTTTAAGGCCATGACCCAGATCGCCAAGAAGCTGCAGATTAACATCTGCCAAG AGGAGGACCCTTGTGAATGTGACTCCCTTGTAAAGTTCCAAAAGAAAGTAGAAGATGCCCTACAG
- the matn1 gene encoding cartilage matrix protein isoform X2: MTPTPPLFLLLLGLMGAQATVDLRTAAAMAAGLCKTRPTDLVFIIDSSRSVRPSEFEQVKVFLAKVIEGLDVGPNATRVGVVNYASRVKNEVSLKTHRTKAGLIKAVTKIEPLSTGTMTGLAIQFSLNVAFSEGEGARVKSPDISKVAIIVTDGRPQDNVKDVAQRARDAGIEIFAIGVGRVDMSTLKQMASDPLDDHVDYVESYSVIEKLTKKFQEAFCACSNSATDVVFLIDGSKSVRPENFELVKKWINQIIDKLDVSENKAHVGLVQYSSSVRQEFPLGRYNNKKDLKDAVKKMAYMERGTMTGQALRYLLDNSFNPGQGARPGVTKVGIVFTDGRSQDYIGDAARKAKENGFKMYAVGVGNAVEDELKEIASEPTGEHYFYTADFKAMTQIAKKLQINICQEEDPCECDSLVKFQKKVEDALQALTKKLESMSKRIALLENKIV, from the exons ATGACGCCTACCCCGCCgttgttcctgctgctgcttggcCTAATGGGAGCTCAAGCCACCGTTGACCTCCGCACGGCTGCTGCCATGG cGGCTGGTTTGTGCAAAACCCGTCCCACAGACCTCGTGTTCATCATTGACAGCAGTCGGAGTGTTCGTCCTTCAGAGTTTGAACAGGTCAAGGTCTTCCTGGCTAAGGTCATCGAGGGGCTGGATGTTGGACCCAACGCCACCCGCGTGGGAGTTGTCAACTACGCCAGCCGCGTCAAGAACGAG GTGTCTCTTAAGACTCACCGCACCAAAGCTGGACTGATTAAGGCTGTGACCAAGATCGAGCCCCTGTCCACTGGAACAATGACCGGTCTGGCCATCCAGTTCTCCCTGAATGTGGCCTTCAGTGAGGGCGAGGGCGCTCGTGTCAAATCTCCTGACATCAGCAAG GTCGCCATTATCGTGACAGACGGGCGCCCCCAGGACAACGTGAAAGATGTGGCTCAGCGTGCTCGTGACGCCGGCATCGAGATTTTTGCCATCGGCGTGGGACGTGTGGACATGAGCACTCTGAAGCAGATGGCCAGCGATCCTCTGGACGACCATGTGGACTACGTGGAGAGCTACAGCGTGATCGAGAAACTCACCAAGAAGTTCCAGGAGGCCTTCTGTG CTTGCAGCAACTCTGCGACAGATGTGGTGTTCCTGATCGATGGCTCTAAGAGCGTTCGCCCCGAGAACTTTGAGCTGGTCAAGAAGTGGATCAACCAGATCATTGACAAGCTGGATGTCTCTGAAAACAAGGCCCATGTTGGACTGGTGCAGTACTCCAGCTcagtcagacag GAGTTTCCCTTGGGCCGCTACAACAACAAGAAAGACCTGAAGGATGCTGTGAAGAAGATGGCCTACATGGAGAGGGGAACCATGACAGGTCAGGCCCTCCGCTACCTGCTAGACAACAGCTTCAACCCAGGTCAGGGCGCCCGGCCTGGAGTCACCAAGGTGGGCATCGTCTTCACTGACGGACGTAGCCAAGACTACATCGGAGATGCTGCCAGGAAGGCCAAGGAAAATG GCTTTAAGATGTATGCTGTTGGAGTGGGCAATGCAGTGGAGGATGAGCTGAAAGAGATTGCCTCTGAGCCGACTGGAGAGCACTACTTCTACACCGCTGACTTTAAGGCCATGACCCAGATCGCCAAGAAGCTGCAGATTAACATCTGCCAAG AGGAGGACCCTTGTGAATGTGACTCCCTTGTAAAGTTCCAAAAGAAAGTAGAAGATGCCCTACAG
- the LOC108897758 gene encoding uncharacterized protein LOC108897758: MQSPPPLRRASLPLFTTTYNSSNPSPPLLNTPAHTPPLFLDALEGVSTLAHRDTQSLQTDTSPLFDFGEKLDYLSSSQQNNTLSYQLQTSYPTSQPHHQPKASLSRMAYLTPSPYLTPNPPDSNPTSYLTFGPGGNSTGVVTYSTGGHAYFQSQSAGQILLQSTGHHGGITAYQSYPWGNMYSQPAMHQRAQCPPTYSANLGPARDHPPPSSTNLPPPSFYPRGDLGPSHANTQRSSHTQTHTTTVLPPVSTLRPSHLRGESTPNQGYIPVAFTGQPCLSRKPSSAPLC; encoded by the exons ATGCAGAGCCCGCCCCCCCTGCGGCGAGCCAGTCTCCCCCTTTTCACAACGACGTACAACTCCTCCAACCCCTCTCCGCCTCTCCTTAACACCCCGGCTCACACCCCACCTCTGTTTCTGGATGCTCTGGAGGGCGTCTCCACCTTGGCCCATCGTGACACCCAGTCTCTGCAGACTGACACcag TCCTCTGTTTGACTTTGGGGAGAAGCTTGATTACCTGTCCTCCAGCCAGCAGAACAACACACTGTCCTACCAGCTTCAGACCTCCTACCCCACCAGCCAGCCCCATCACCAACCTAAAGCATCTCTATCCCGCATGGCGTACCTTACCCCCTCCCCCTATCTCACCCCCAACCCTCCAGATTCCAACCCTACTTCCTACCTGACCTTTGGCCCTGGAGGAAACTCCACTGGGGTGGTGACCTACTCCACTGGAGGCCACGCCTACTTCCAGTCCCAGAGTGCTGGACAAATCCTGCTGCAGTCCACTGGTCATCATG GTGGGATCACAGCCTACCAGTCATACCCGTGGGGTAACATGTACAGCCAGCCAGCCATGCACCAGCGTGCTCAGTGCCCTCCAACTTACTCTGCCAACTTGGGGCCTGCTCGGGATCACCCGCCACCCTCCTCCACCAACCTACCTCCCCCCTCATTCTACCCCCGGGGGGATCTCGGGCCCTCTCACGCAAACACCCAGCGCTCgtcacacacccagacacacaccaccactGTCCTCCCACCTGTGTCCACCCTGCGGCCCTCACACCTCAGAGGGGAGAGCACTCCTAACCAAGGTTACATCCCTGTTGCCTTCACAGGTCAGCCCTGCCTCTCCAGAAAGCCCTCCAGTGCCCCCTTGTGTTAA
- the LOC108897757 gene encoding uncharacterized protein LOC108897757: protein MDEDLAEDFDCPSLLCEELEDLETKDDEGGRRRERDEEVLNQREVEESGEETQREEKEEGGEKEKTVSGREVVATEGEEEEQVKPESRLEVEEEAQEVQMEDSEIENNKAIMPDKQQSKETKSLEEKDEQKKTKKRRGKKQSERVRNKRGVKEVSERSEEEKKSQIQEVSGMSSEESSALSEPAFGLMNSCDLSDPIYLGCGGTGLYCPPVPIPLIYSSQPPVPIQPAPPQAHGTKRPHSPLLPHSLPQQGPQPLEMEITQVYSTRRSIRYSSRGRGRALSFPLLFGVRGCGQPPAAACTEEENTNSLQHRSVRAFRGPVPGGPLS, encoded by the exons ATGGATGAAGATTTAGCTGAAGATTTTG ACTGTCCAAGCCTTCTGTGTGAGGAACTGGAGGATCTGGAAACAAAGGATgatgaaggagggaggaggagagaacgAGATGAGGAAGTGTTAAATCAGAGGGAGGTTGAAGAGTcaggagaggagacacagcgagaagagaaggaggaagggggggagaaagaaaagacagtgtCCGGAAGGGAAGTGGTGgcgacagagggagaggaggaggagcaggtgaagCCAGAGAGTAGGctggaagtggaggaggaagcaCAGGAGGTGCAGATGGAAGACAGTGAGATTGAGAACAACAAGGCGATAATGCCTGATAAGCAACagagcaaagaaacaaaaagtttAGAGGAGAAAGACGAGCAGAAAAAGACTAAGAAGAGGCGAGGTAAGAAGCAGAGCGAACGAGTGAGAAACAAGAGAGGAGTGAAAGAAGTTAGTGAGAGgtctgaggaggaaaagaagagtcAGATACAGGAGGTGTCAGGGATGAGCTCAGAGGAGAGCTCGGCTCTGTCTGAACCTGCCTTTGGACTGATGAACAGCTGTGATTTGTCCGACCCCATCTACCTGGGGTGTGGGGGGACGGGGTTGTACTGCCCCCCGGTTCCCATTCCCCTGATATACTCCTCACAACCTCCAGTCCCGATTCAACCTGCACCTCCTCAGGCCCACGGGACAAAAAGGCCTCATAGCCCCCTTCTGCCTCACAGTCTCCCCCAGCAGGGTCCACAGCCTCTTGAG ATGGAGATTACCCAGGTCTACTCCACCCGACGCTCCATTCGCTACAGCAGCAGGGGCCGAGGCCGGGCCCTCAGCTTCCCTCTGCTGTTCGGGGTTAGAGGCTGTGGACAGCCGCCTGCTGCCGCCTGCACCGAAGAAGAAAACACGAACTCTCTACAGCACCG ATCAGTTAGAGCATTTAGAGGCCCTGTTCCAGGAGGACCACTATCCTGA
- the sdc3 gene encoding LOW QUALITY PROTEIN: syndecan-3 (The sequence of the model RefSeq protein was modified relative to this genomic sequence to represent the inferred CDS: deleted 1 base in 1 codon) gives MKLPWLLALTALLAHAATAQTWSPVDDEGSTRDDFFDDEDLYSGSGSGFPEVSMRPTSVGVSFTTEEPLLLSTTQATSPAPSASPAAEPSPNPEDPTATPLPTEADGESGAFWERELEKERERERELEKERERQRELEREREREKQLERERERERERERVRELEKEREREREREREREREREREKERERQRERELERERELERIRAAAADQTTTAPRSPAAVPVTTNPSTSPAESAAPSAGSDDLSTTEEEEDMYLSPEPTSFYPGFDMDTTTEEDTPTAAETTPEATTAASTTTTTTVRTRVPFRPWVPMTTATQVMPTERTTRPQQPTATQEATNEVGAAGPSGDFEIREDRRNDLGRGIMPVNPDLDGNTVDGGSSAAQLPQKNILERKEVLIAVIVGGVVGALFAAFLVMLLVYRMKKKDEGSYTLEEPKQATVTYQKPDKQEEFYA, from the exons GCACAGACGTGGTCACCGGTTGATGACGAAGGCTCGACAAGAGACGACTTCTTTGATGATGAGGACCTCTACTCTGGCTCCGGCTCTGGct ttcCTGAGGTCAGTATGAGGCCGACATCGGTGGGCGTGTCCTTCACCACAGAAGagcccctcctcctctctaccaCCCAGGCCACCAGCCCCGCCCCCTCGGCCTCCCCAGCTGCCGAGCCCAGCCCCAACCCTGAGGACCCCACCGCCACTCCGCTG CCTACTGAGGCCGACGGTGAGAGTGGTGCATTCtgggagagagagctggagaaggagagagagagagagagggagctggagaaagagagagagaggcagagggaacTGGAAagggagcgagagagggagaaacagctggagagagaaagagagagggagagagagagggaacgggtcagagagctggagaaagagagggagagggagagagagcgcgagagggagagagagcgagagagagagcgggagaaagagagagagaggcagagagagcgtgagcttgaaagagagagagagctggagagaatCAGGGCCGCCGCTGCCGACCAGACCACCACCGCCCCGAGGTCACCCGCCGCTGTTCCTGTGACCACCAACCCTTCGACCAGCCCCGCAGAAAGTGCAGCGCCCTCTGCCGGTTCAGATGACCTGagcaccacagaagaagaagaggacatgTACCTGTCGCCCGAGCCCACCTCGTTTTACCCTGGCTTCGACATGGacaccaccacagaagaagacacACCCACTGCAGCAGAGACCACACCTGAAGCCACGACAGCTGcctctaccaccaccaccaccactgtcaGGACCAGGGTCCCCTTCAGACCCTGGGTTCCCATGACGACAGCCACTCAGGTGATGCCAACAGAGAGAACAACCCGCCCACAGCAGCCCACAGCTACACAG GAGGCTACCAACGAGGTGGGTGCTGCAGGGCCAAGTGGAGATTTTGAGATCCGTGAGGATCGCCGCAACGATCTTGGTCGTGGTATAATGCCAGTGAATCCTGATCTGGACGGAAACACAGTGGACGGAGGAAGCTCTGCCGCCCAGCTGCCACAGAAGAACATCTTGGAGAGAAAAGAGGTCTTGATAG cgGTGATAGTGGGAGGCGTGGTGGGCGCCTTGTTCGCCGCCTTCctggtgatgctgctggtgtacaggatgaagaagaaggaCGAGGGCAGCTACACGCTGGAGGAACCTAAACAGGCCACCGTCACCTACCAGAAACCAGACAAGCAGGAAGAGTTTTACGCATAA